A single Plasmodium sp. gorilla clade G2 genome assembly, chromosome: 7 DNA region contains:
- a CDS encoding DNA-directed RNA polymerase 2 8.2 kDa polypeptide, putative, with the protein MIIPVRCFTCGKLIGNLWSVYEKKLEEGLSKCDALNELNLYRYCCRRMILTHADMMDKLLCYNIYERKL; encoded by the coding sequence atGATAATACCTGTACGTTGTTTTACATGTGGCAAGTTAATAGGTAACCTATGGAGTGTATATGAGAAGAAACTGGAAGAAGGGTTATCAAAATGTGATGCATTGAATGAATTAAACTTATACAGATATTGTTGTCGACGAATGATCTTAACACATGCTGATATGATGGATAAGttattatgttataatatatatgaaagaaaactgtaa